AACATTTCAAAATTTACGGATGAAGATGAAATCTTTAGAAGGTTCCAACATGGAtgagtagtagtagtagtagtagttggAAGACCGGTTTAGAGCTGATTATACTAATCCCATGCCTGAGTTGTAAGGGTAATGCATACTGAATCTGCTAAGGATCGAAGGTTTTGTTGCTACTAAAAATCAGAAGGGGTTGACGGGTAACTTTCAAGAAACGAGTTGTAGCTAGCTATACGGATGATAGAAGGAGACCGGCCAGCTGAATGAATGATATGAGAGCAGACATAGTTGCCGTCAACAATACTGCATTGTCACTATGCTGGCAGCTTGCGCTTTTGGATCACCCGAGATAGTCATCATTGAATAGATGACCGCCATTTATCTTTCGCGAAAAACCACAGTACCGATGAGATCATTAAAGTTTCTTCCATCTATGCAGGTTCACATTTTTTTTCCTCCTCATCAGCAGTTATTTGTGTCAAACCCAGATATTTGAGCtttgattatgtttttttttacaagactatgataatgaCTCGGAAGCTGCCCGTGCTGGTGGTAAAGTATGCCTCATTGGATTAGTCTTGAGTGAGATGACTCTCCCTCTTACTTCAGCTGCTGCAAGGTACTTGCACTTCTGTGCTTTAAATTTCTTTCCTGAAACACTTTTCGAAGGCGAAACTTTCAAGAGTCTTTTTTCCTGTGGCAGAGAGGTCGATGTCATAGGCATTGTCAGATACCGAAATACACAGGCATTCTGCATTGTACTTCTGAGAACTAGGGAAATAGATGTAAAGCCTCTCATAACCCACAGGTATAACTTACTCAAGAGGGAATGGAAGAAGCCTTTTGAGACCAGTTCTCGCGGGGGAAATGTCATCAAAGTCATCTTCAACCTGTAGCTGAATCAAAATTTTAGCAGTGTACCTAAACTCAAGTTGGCATTAGATGTGTGTTTGGGGATCAATTTAACCTCTTTCAGCGAGGAGAATGACGAATCCCTCCCTTCCCCCGCCCtcagaagagaaaaaaaaacttgAATGTCATAGAAAAGCTATCGATCATCATATACTAGTCCAAAAAGTTCCATCTAAGATGGATTGCCTGTAACTAGAAAATTTTAAACAAGGTTCAGTGTCAACCAAACCCATGATCACTAGGATAAAAACGAATATGAACATGATTCAGAAATATACAGTATCACTGAAAAAGTTAAGAAGCAATTGACGAGATCATTGCGGTTTCATACCTTGAGATTATTCTGATAGAGCTACATGCTCAGTCTGCTAAGGAGCAT
The Capsicum annuum cultivar UCD-10X-F1 chromosome 6, UCD10Xv1.1, whole genome shotgun sequence DNA segment above includes these coding regions:
- the LOC124899487 gene encoding L-idonate 5-dehydrogenase-like yields the protein MISEFSEYGTRTQDTRSQREYPSARKNVGGAKSQENSLAPPPPQKGATSAAKNSRNQLYALTNCQEAKASLDVFTDYDNDSEAARAGGKVCLIGLVLSEMTLPLTSAAAREVDVIGIVRYRNTQAFCIVLLRTREIDVKPLITHRYNLLKREWKKPFETSSRGGNVIKVIFNL